A single genomic interval of Nonomuraea rubra harbors:
- a CDS encoding GntR family transcriptional regulator — MLLTIDLDSEVPIYQQIRDRVVEAIADGDLVEGAALPSTRQLAADLAINFHTVNKAYDLLRQQGIIRINRKSGAVVRRDPGSGPPQPGYADDWQARLRTLLAEATVHGLAPDEVLRRSGDLLASFHTERTAKETPA, encoded by the coding sequence GTGCTTCTGACGATCGACCTCGACAGCGAGGTGCCGATTTACCAGCAGATCCGCGATCGGGTGGTAGAGGCCATCGCAGACGGGGACCTGGTGGAGGGCGCGGCGCTGCCTTCCACCAGGCAGTTGGCCGCCGATCTGGCGATCAACTTCCACACCGTCAACAAGGCGTACGATCTGCTGCGCCAACAGGGGATCATCCGCATCAACCGCAAAAGCGGAGCCGTGGTCCGCCGAGACCCGGGCTCCGGGCCGCCGCAGCCCGGCTACGCCGACGACTGGCAGGCGCGGCTACGCACGCTCCTCGCCGAGGCCACGGTGCATGGCCTGGCCCCCGACGAGGTGCTGCGGCGAAGCGGCGACCTCCTTGCCTCGTTCCACACCGAACGGACCGCGAAGGAGACCCCGGCATGA
- a CDS encoding DUF1648 domain-containing protein encodes MTMLALTCIAQTALLTVAAWTLPMLARPTLPFGVRVPAGRTADPAITAQRRRYARAVVLLGALAALLSAFAVVLTGDPDVLAVAGVLLGVADAVLYAAAHRAVRATKRRGNWYGGTRQAVTADTTWRTDPVRPPWALLLPSLIVLAATAAIGLGRYSSLPSTLATLRGLGIDVHNRVPTSPMTAFAPVLSQTALTILVPLLLVAIVRARPETDAEQPASSARRYRVYLRGIATILLAGVACVDLTLLLLALQQWGLLTPSPLVAAATWAPTLAIAAAFLLFGVRVGEAGHRLPSLRGESGSGYVQRDDDRHWHLAGTIYANRHDPAVLVHQRVGSRWTLNLGNPVAWAILAVVAVLALLSLLGVVELPSTG; translated from the coding sequence ATGACCATGCTCGCCCTCACCTGCATCGCCCAGACCGCGCTGCTCACCGTCGCCGCCTGGACGTTACCGATGCTGGCCCGGCCCACCTTGCCCTTCGGGGTACGGGTGCCGGCCGGCCGGACAGCCGATCCGGCGATCACCGCGCAGCGCCGCCGGTACGCACGCGCGGTGGTGCTTCTCGGCGCGCTGGCCGCCCTGCTGTCGGCTTTCGCCGTCGTACTGACCGGCGACCCGGATGTGCTCGCGGTCGCCGGCGTGCTCCTCGGCGTCGCCGACGCCGTGCTCTATGCGGCCGCGCATCGTGCGGTCCGCGCCACCAAGCGGCGCGGCAACTGGTACGGCGGCACCCGGCAGGCCGTCACCGCCGACACCACCTGGCGTACCGATCCCGTACGCCCGCCATGGGCGCTGCTGCTTCCCTCGCTCATCGTGCTGGCCGCTACCGCCGCCATCGGGCTCGGCCGATACAGCAGCCTGCCCAGCACCCTGGCCACCCTGCGCGGGCTCGGCATCGACGTCCACAACCGCGTCCCCACCAGCCCGATGACCGCGTTCGCCCCCGTGTTGTCCCAGACGGCGCTCACCATCCTCGTCCCGCTGCTGCTGGTGGCCATCGTCCGCGCCCGACCGGAGACGGACGCCGAGCAGCCGGCGAGCTCGGCCCGGCGCTACCGCGTCTACCTGCGTGGCATCGCCACCATCCTGCTGGCCGGCGTGGCCTGCGTTGACCTCACCCTGCTCCTGCTGGCCCTGCAGCAGTGGGGTCTCCTCACGCCCTCGCCTCTGGTAGCGGCGGCAACCTGGGCGCCCACACTCGCCATCGCGGCCGCGTTCCTGCTCTTCGGCGTCCGTGTCGGCGAGGCAGGCCACCGCCTCCCGTCGCTGCGTGGGGAATCCGGCTCCGGCTACGTGCAACGCGACGACGACCGGCACTGGCATCTGGCCGGAACCATCTACGCCAATCGCCATGACCCCGCGGTCCTCGTCCACCAACGCGTCGGCAGCCGATGGACGCTCAACCTCGGCAACCCTGTCGCCTGGGCCATCCTGGCCGTCGTGGCGGTACTTGCGCTGCTGTCACTCCTCGGCGTCGTCGAACTGCCGTCCACTGGCTAA
- a CDS encoding transposase has product MSTVIRASTEIDLKDAAWRERPKETRNKEPDREPVARLVGEITDHLGYDKHQRGAGETGNSRNGARSRTVVADVGPVEISVPRDRDGSVGPAMPPIFQGLPMTEPRHRQTPDEPPS; this is encoded by the coding sequence ATGAGTACTGTGATCCGGGCATCGACGGAGATCGACCTGAAGGACGCCGCGTGGCGCGAGCGCCCCAAGGAGACCAGGAACAAGGAGCCGGATCGGGAGCCGGTGGCCCGGCTGGTAGGCGAGATCACCGACCATCTCGGCTACGACAAGCACCAGCGCGGTGCCGGCGAGACGGGCAACAGCCGCAACGGTGCCCGCTCCAGGACCGTCGTCGCCGACGTCGGCCCGGTGGAGATCAGCGTGCCGCGGGACCGGGATGGCAGCGTCGGGCCGGCGATGCCGCCCATCTTCCAAGGTCTGCCGATGACGGAACCGCGACATCGGCAGACCCCGGACGAGCCCCCGAGCTGA
- a CDS encoding MarR family transcriptional regulator produces MNDRLVGALSEDDPVVEAVLTASRALVGVAARSIAAAGGDVTLPQYRALVLMAARGPQRLIDLAEALDVNRSTATRMCDRLVAKRLVRRSRLPSDRRTIRISLTSEGRALVDGVTKKRRADLAQILAQLSQEQHVAVVAALTAFAEAADEKEVSGHADIPAL; encoded by the coding sequence GTGAACGACAGGCTCGTTGGAGCACTATCCGAGGACGACCCCGTAGTGGAGGCGGTGCTGACAGCCAGCCGGGCCTTGGTAGGGGTCGCAGCTCGCTCGATCGCCGCGGCGGGTGGAGATGTGACACTGCCGCAGTATCGTGCACTCGTCCTCATGGCGGCGCGGGGTCCGCAACGACTCATCGACCTGGCGGAAGCCCTGGACGTGAACCGGTCGACGGCCACCCGCATGTGCGACCGCCTGGTGGCCAAGCGGCTGGTGCGGCGCAGCCGCCTGCCCAGTGACAGGCGCACGATCCGGATCTCGTTGACCAGCGAGGGGCGCGCGCTGGTGGACGGCGTGACCAAGAAACGCAGGGCCGATCTGGCGCAGATTCTTGCTCAACTCTCACAGGAGCAGCACGTCGCCGTTGTGGCGGCGCTGACGGCGTTCGCGGAGGCCGCCGATGAGAAGGAGGTGTCCGGGCACGCCGACATCCCGGCGTTGTGA
- a CDS encoding PP2C family protein-serine/threonine phosphatase: protein MRSQWALRWLPFLVMVPVALIDLLAGPSLGFLPLLTLGPSFGSVYGSVRRTALIGVVALTICIPLAYYNGSLLKWQNNLTIATIVSATGASMLVSHLRLKRERELANVRLVAEAAQRVLLRPVPRKAADLQVALSYTSAAAEARIGGDLYEVVTTPYGVRLLIGDVQGKGLDAVETAAWVLGAFREAAYDEPELDDVSERLESSLARHLSGEKFVTAIIAEVRDSEIVLLNHGHPPPFLIALGGKSCTVEPPDEGLPLGLGPLGAGRPKAHRVPFREGDQILLYTDGVVEARDDSGDFYPLSDRVHLLRASEPQEALDALRADLVGHTGGPLLDDAAMLLLRRNGS from the coding sequence ATGAGGTCACAGTGGGCGCTGCGCTGGCTGCCATTCCTGGTCATGGTTCCCGTCGCACTGATCGATCTCCTCGCCGGACCCTCGTTAGGCTTTCTTCCCCTGCTCACGCTGGGGCCGAGCTTCGGCTCGGTGTACGGCAGCGTCCGGCGCACCGCGCTGATCGGCGTGGTCGCGCTCACCATCTGCATCCCCTTGGCGTACTACAACGGCTCGCTGCTCAAGTGGCAGAACAACCTCACCATCGCCACGATCGTCAGCGCCACCGGCGCGAGCATGCTGGTCAGTCACCTGCGGCTGAAACGCGAGCGCGAACTCGCCAACGTCCGCCTGGTCGCCGAGGCCGCGCAGCGCGTGCTGCTGCGCCCGGTCCCGCGCAAGGCCGCCGACCTGCAAGTGGCCCTCTCCTACACCTCCGCGGCGGCCGAGGCGAGGATCGGCGGCGATCTCTACGAGGTCGTCACCACCCCGTACGGCGTCCGGCTGCTCATCGGGGACGTCCAGGGCAAGGGGCTCGACGCGGTCGAGACCGCCGCATGGGTTCTCGGCGCCTTCCGCGAGGCCGCCTATGACGAACCCGAGCTCGACGACGTGAGCGAGCGGCTGGAGTCCAGCCTGGCCCGGCATCTGAGCGGGGAGAAGTTCGTCACCGCGATCATCGCCGAAGTACGGGACAGCGAGATCGTCCTGCTCAACCACGGCCATCCGCCACCCTTCCTGATCGCCCTCGGCGGGAAGTCCTGCACCGTCGAACCGCCGGACGAAGGCCTGCCCCTGGGCCTCGGCCCGCTCGGCGCAGGCCGCCCCAAGGCGCACCGAGTTCCCTTCCGGGAAGGCGACCAGATCCTCTTGTACACCGACGGCGTGGTGGAGGCCCGGGACGACAGCGGCGACTTCTATCCTCTGTCCGACCGCGTTCATCTGCTGCGGGCGAGCGAGCCTCAGGAAGCCCTCGACGCCCTGCGTGCCGACCTCGTCGGCCACACCGGTGGACCGCTGCTGGATGACGCGGCGATGCTGCTGCTACGCAGGAACGGCAGTTGA
- a CDS encoding STAS domain-containing protein, translating into MDPADLDIPPDDPDFDIQLDRHGNVVLLSLTGRLDTVACVILKQYVVKALVSRIPPLLIMDLTFLTAIDGCGCDLLSSASQHARAAGGRLIVIDGGVLPGHAAEDVELLPSMADALIELTRSRQ; encoded by the coding sequence ATGGATCCCGCAGACCTGGACATTCCCCCGGACGATCCCGACTTCGACATCCAGCTCGACCGGCACGGCAACGTTGTCCTGCTGTCCCTGACCGGGCGGCTCGACACCGTGGCCTGCGTGATCCTCAAGCAGTACGTGGTCAAGGCGCTGGTGAGCCGGATCCCGCCGTTGCTGATCATGGACCTCACCTTCCTGACGGCGATCGACGGGTGCGGCTGCGATCTTCTCTCGTCGGCCTCCCAGCACGCCAGGGCCGCCGGCGGGCGGCTGATCGTCATCGATGGCGGGGTCCTGCCCGGTCACGCGGCCGAGGACGTCGAGCTGCTCCCGTCCATGGCAGACGCTCTCATCGAGCTCACCCGCTCCCGGCAGTAG
- a CDS encoding potassium channel family protein gives MPSSRLRAWERRTDPVLLGVGILFLAGWALPIVLPQLPENTDRWLEGIQQTAWALFAADYAIRVWLSDRRRHFIATHIPSLLVVLLPLLRPLAVLRSLLLLTALMRRVTLPLRMRVTVYVSGWACFLALVGAIAVLDAERRSADPTIVTLSDALWWSLTTMTTVGYGDLYPTTLEGRLIAATLMLSGIALLGVVTASIAAWFVERFQQTSAAESRNEADLRLVLAELRKVRARLDELAERRDDGPGTTAGSG, from the coding sequence TTGCCATCGTCTCGCCTGCGTGCCTGGGAACGCAGGACCGACCCCGTTCTGCTCGGCGTCGGCATCCTCTTCCTGGCCGGCTGGGCGCTGCCCATCGTGCTGCCCCAGCTGCCGGAGAACACCGACCGCTGGCTCGAGGGCATCCAGCAGACCGCCTGGGCGCTGTTCGCCGCCGACTACGCCATCAGGGTGTGGCTGTCCGACCGGCGCCGGCACTTCATCGCCACGCATATTCCGTCGTTGCTGGTCGTTCTGCTGCCGCTGCTACGGCCCTTGGCGGTGCTGCGCTCGCTGCTGCTTCTGACCGCGCTGATGCGCCGGGTCACGCTCCCGCTGCGCATGCGGGTCACCGTGTACGTCAGCGGCTGGGCCTGCTTCCTGGCCCTGGTCGGCGCCATCGCCGTGCTGGACGCCGAACGCCGCTCCGCCGACCCCACCATCGTCACCCTGTCCGACGCCCTGTGGTGGTCACTCACGACGATGACGACCGTTGGTTACGGGGACCTCTATCCGACCACGCTGGAGGGCAGGCTCATCGCAGCGACGTTGATGCTGTCGGGCATCGCCTTGCTCGGTGTGGTCACCGCCTCCATCGCCGCCTGGTTCGTCGAACGCTTCCAGCAGACCTCGGCCGCGGAGAGCCGCAACGAGGCCGACCTCCGGCTCGTCCTGGCCGAGCTCAGGAAGGTGCGCGCCCGGCTCGACGAGCTCGCCGAGCGTCGTGATGACGGCCCGGGCACTACTGCCGGGAGCGGGTGA
- a CDS encoding cytochrome c biogenesis CcdA family protein produces MTGELPLALAVSAGLVAAFNPCGFALLPAYLTMLVADGRSAGSGPVARALLLGAAMTAGFVTVFGVFGLVVTPLAVSVGRYLPWATILIGLALTGLGIWLLTGRELLIRTPRLSTGRPAASFASLYGYGLSYAVASLSCTIGPFLAVTSAALAARGIAGGFIVFVAYGIGMGLVVAALSLVVALAGSTVIARTRAVLPYVSRVSGVLLVLAGLYVAYYGWYELRIYAGTTTGDALIDAAGMVQGTIVRWLESLGAVGIVVAIAVLATIAAVGGLRRHRRR; encoded by the coding sequence ATGACCGGTGAGCTGCCGCTGGCGCTGGCCGTGAGCGCGGGTCTGGTGGCGGCCTTCAATCCCTGCGGGTTCGCGCTGCTGCCGGCGTACCTGACGATGTTGGTAGCCGACGGCAGGTCGGCGGGAAGCGGCCCGGTGGCACGGGCGTTGCTGCTCGGAGCGGCCATGACGGCGGGCTTCGTCACGGTATTCGGGGTGTTCGGGCTGGTGGTGACGCCTCTGGCGGTGTCGGTCGGCCGATACCTGCCGTGGGCGACGATCCTGATCGGGCTGGCCCTGACCGGGCTGGGAATATGGCTGCTCACCGGCCGGGAGTTGCTGATCCGCACGCCCCGGCTGAGTACCGGCAGGCCTGCCGCCTCGTTCGCTTCGCTGTACGGATACGGTCTGAGCTACGCCGTGGCCTCCCTGTCGTGCACCATCGGCCCGTTCCTGGCGGTGACCTCCGCCGCGCTGGCCGCCCGCGGCATCGCGGGCGGTTTCATCGTCTTCGTCGCCTACGGGATCGGCATGGGCCTGGTCGTGGCCGCGTTGTCGCTTGTGGTGGCGTTGGCCGGATCGACGGTCATCGCCCGGACGAGGGCGGTTCTCCCCTACGTGTCGCGGGTCAGCGGTGTGCTGCTGGTCCTGGCCGGCCTGTACGTCGCCTACTACGGCTGGTACGAGCTGCGCATCTATGCGGGCACCACCACCGGCGACGCGCTCATTGACGCCGCGGGCATGGTGCAGGGCACCATCGTCCGGTGGCTGGAGTCCCTCGGCGCGGTTGGGATCGTGGTCGCGATCGCGGTCCTGGCCACGATCGCCGCGGTCGGCGGCCTGAGGCGGCACCGCCGGCGCTGA